In Phocoena phocoena chromosome 11, mPhoPho1.1, whole genome shotgun sequence, one DNA window encodes the following:
- the LOC136131457 gene encoding NPC intracellular cholesterol transporter 2 yields the protein MRFLGAAFLFLALSASALAEPVHFKDCGSGVGVIKEVNVNPCSTQPCQLHKGQSYSVNVTFTSSTQSQSSKAVVHGIVMGFAIPFPIPEPDGCKSGISCPIEKDKTYSYLNKLPVKSEYPSIKLVVEWELMDDNDQRLFCWQIPVQIES from the coding sequence ATGCGTTTCTTGGGCGCCGCGTTCCTGTTCCTGGCACTCAGCGCCTCTGCCCTGGCCGAGCCGGTGCATTTCAAGGACTGCGGTTCTGGGGTCGGAGTTATAAAGGAAGTGAATGTGAATCCATGCTCCACCCAACCCTGCCAACTGCACAAAGGACAGTCTTACAGTGTCAATGTCACATTCACCAGTAGCACTCAGTCTCAAAGTAGCAAAGCCGTGGTGCATGGCATTGTGATGGGTTTCGCCATTCCCTTTCCTATTCCTGAGCCTGACGGTTGTAAGAGTGGAATCAGCTGCCCCATTGAAAAAGACAAGACCTACAGCTACTTGAATAAACTACCCGTGAAGAGTGAATACCCCTCTATAAAACTGGTGGTGGAGTGGGAACTTATGGATGACAACGACCAACGTCTCTTCTGCTGGCAAATCCCAGTACAGATTGAAAGCTAG
- the SLC35E3 gene encoding solute carrier family 35 member E3 isoform X2 has protein sequence MAALADRVRGRGRIAAGLLLNLLVSICIVFLNKWIYVHYGFPNMSLTLVHFVVTWLGLYICQKLDMFAPKSLPPSKLLLLALSFCGFVVFTNLSLQNNTIGTYQLAKAMTTPVIIVIQTFCYKKTFSTKIQLTLWVGAKQHELQVNSMQLLYYQAPMSSAMLLVAVPFFEPVFAEGGIFGPWSASALLMVLLSGVIAFMVNLSIYWIIGNTSPVTYNMFGHFKFCITLFGGYVLFKDTLSINQGLGMLCTLFGILAYTHIKLSEQEGSKSKLMQRP, from the exons ATGGCAGCGCTGGCCGATAGAGTACGAGGCAGAGGGCGCATCGCCGCCGGGCTCCTGCTCAACCTACTGGTGTCCATCTGCATCGTGTTCCTCAACAAATGGATCTATGTCCACTACGGCTTCCCCAACATGAGCCTGACCCTGGTGCACTTCGTGGTAACTTGGCTGGGCCTGTACATCTGCCAGAAACTGGACATGTTTGCCCCCAAAAGTCTGCCGCCTTCCAAGCTTCTCCTCCTGGCCCTCAGCTTCTGTGGCTTCGTGGTCTTCACCAACTTATCTCTGCAGAACAACACCATAGGCACCTATCAGCTGGCCAAGGCCATGACCACGCCGGTGATCATAGTCATCCAGACCTTCTGCTATAAGAAAACCTTCTCCACCAAAATACAGCTCACGCTG TGGGTGGGAGCCAAACAGCATGAATTGCAAGTAAACTCGATGCAGCTGCTGTACTACCAGGCCCCGATGTCATCTGCCATGTTGCTGGTCGCCGTGCCCTTCTTTGAGCCGGTGTTTGCAGAAGGAGGAATATTTGGTCCCTGGTCAGCCTCTGCTTTG CTGATGGTCCTGCTCTCTGGAGTAATAGCTTTCATGGTGAACTTATCGATTTATTGGATCATTGGGAACACTTCACCAGTCAC CTATAACATGTTTGGACACTTCAAGTTCTGCATTACTTTATTTGGAGGATATGTTTTATTTAAGGATACATTGTCCATTAATCAGGGTCTTGGCATGTTATGTACACTATTTGGCATTCTTGCCTATACGCATATTAAACTCAGTGAACAGGAAGGAAGTAAGAGTAAATTGATGCAACGTCCTTAA
- the SLC35E3 gene encoding solute carrier family 35 member E3 isoform X1 translates to MAALADRVRGRGRIAAGLLLNLLVSICIVFLNKWIYVHYGFPNMSLTLVHFVVTWLGLYICQKLDMFAPKSLPPSKLLLLALSFCGFVVFTNLSLQNNTIGTYQLAKAMTTPVIIVIQTFCYKKTFSTKIQLTLIPITVGVILNSYYDVKFNFLGTVFAALGVLVTSLYQVWVGAKQHELQVNSMQLLYYQAPMSSAMLLVAVPFFEPVFAEGGIFGPWSASALLMVLLSGVIAFMVNLSIYWIIGNTSPVTYNMFGHFKFCITLFGGYVLFKDTLSINQGLGMLCTLFGILAYTHIKLSEQEGSKSKLMQRP, encoded by the exons ATGGCAGCGCTGGCCGATAGAGTACGAGGCAGAGGGCGCATCGCCGCCGGGCTCCTGCTCAACCTACTGGTGTCCATCTGCATCGTGTTCCTCAACAAATGGATCTATGTCCACTACGGCTTCCCCAACATGAGCCTGACCCTGGTGCACTTCGTGGTAACTTGGCTGGGCCTGTACATCTGCCAGAAACTGGACATGTTTGCCCCCAAAAGTCTGCCGCCTTCCAAGCTTCTCCTCCTGGCCCTCAGCTTCTGTGGCTTCGTGGTCTTCACCAACTTATCTCTGCAGAACAACACCATAGGCACCTATCAGCTGGCCAAGGCCATGACCACGCCGGTGATCATAGTCATCCAGACCTTCTGCTATAAGAAAACCTTCTCCACCAAAATACAGCTCACGCTG ATTCCTATAACTGTAGGTGTAATCCTAAATTCTTATTACGATGTGAAGTTTAATTTCCTTGGAACGGTGTTTGCTGCTCTTGGTGTTTTAGTTACATCCCTTTATCAAGtg TGGGTGGGAGCCAAACAGCATGAATTGCAAGTAAACTCGATGCAGCTGCTGTACTACCAGGCCCCGATGTCATCTGCCATGTTGCTGGTCGCCGTGCCCTTCTTTGAGCCGGTGTTTGCAGAAGGAGGAATATTTGGTCCCTGGTCAGCCTCTGCTTTG CTGATGGTCCTGCTCTCTGGAGTAATAGCTTTCATGGTGAACTTATCGATTTATTGGATCATTGGGAACACTTCACCAGTCAC CTATAACATGTTTGGACACTTCAAGTTCTGCATTACTTTATTTGGAGGATATGTTTTATTTAAGGATACATTGTCCATTAATCAGGGTCTTGGCATGTTATGTACACTATTTGGCATTCTTGCCTATACGCATATTAAACTCAGTGAACAGGAAGGAAGTAAGAGTAAATTGATGCAACGTCCTTAA